A genome region from Fervidobacterium changbaicum includes the following:
- a CDS encoding DDE-type integrase/transposase/recombinase: MNNSTLSCPKCGSTSLYKNGHDKYGNQQFLCKLCHHSFKLSHSHKRKNFSFPYPKCTSCGKSMQIYKVRRSFVVFRCRACRTKDRVPFNLPEPVTLIPEKFKYFRFPIFFVLKAFVLYMKHNMSYRSLAHSLNIKVSHVTIYKWVIKLCTLFSVLFPTFTIENVFSVHADETVLVFKEQKYYVWLLVDHETNLILCWHVSKYRDMGQVKVLLEKFFGNSKPRNIELITDGLGAYESAVKLLFRNINHVVVPLGKNNQCESKFSLLKDFFRLKRGLKNTKNLAKYIQGFCVVKNLWKTHNGNINLILSHLHSFITTS, translated from the coding sequence ATGAACAACTCAACGCTCTCTTGTCCAAAATGCGGTTCCACCAGCTTATACAAAAACGGTCATGACAAATACGGTAACCAACAATTCCTTTGCAAACTCTGCCATCATTCTTTCAAACTCTCCCATTCTCACAAACGCAAAAACTTCTCTTTCCCTTATCCCAAATGCACTTCTTGTGGTAAATCTATGCAAATTTACAAAGTCCGTCGCTCTTTCGTTGTCTTCCGTTGTAGAGCTTGTCGTACCAAAGATAGAGTACCTTTTAACCTCCCCGAACCAGTCACCCTTATTCCTGAGAAATTTAAATATTTCCGCTTCCCTATCTTTTTCGTCTTAAAGGCTTTCGTTTTGTATATGAAACACAATATGTCTTATCGCTCTCTTGCTCATTCTCTTAATATCAAAGTATCTCATGTCACCATATACAAATGGGTTATTAAATTGTGTACTTTATTCTCTGTACTTTTTCCAACATTTACCATCGAAAATGTTTTCTCAGTTCATGCTGATGAAACTGTTCTTGTTTTCAAAGAACAAAAGTACTATGTTTGGCTATTAGTTGATCACGAAACTAACTTAATTCTTTGTTGGCATGTCTCAAAGTATCGTGATATGGGACAAGTCAAAGTATTGCTCGAGAAGTTCTTTGGTAATTCAAAACCTAGAAACATTGAACTTATTACTGATGGACTTGGTGCATATGAAAGTGCAGTAAAGCTGTTGTTCAGAAATATCAATCACGTAGTGGTACCGCTCGGTAAAAACAATCAATGTGAATCCAAGTTTTCATTGTTGAAAGACTTTTTCCGACTCAAGCGAGGGCTGAAGAATACGAAGAATTTAGCGAAATATATTCAAGGATTTTGTGTAGTGAAGAATCTTTGGAAAACGCACAATGGTAATATCAATCTCATTCTTTCACACTTACACTCTTTCATCACTACAAGTTAA
- the flhF gene encoding flagellar biosynthesis protein FlhF: MIVKKYLVTDIKEAFEKIRGELGKDAVILSTRKVKKGGFLGIGAKTYLEVTAAVEEKKTPQTEEKGQIYKLQEILSKTKQPQQSTEDLTELKRMMLELKSMVASQRANEPQWVQDLRKALEKQDVDEEITEKVIEYAKVKYQELDFGNENTRLILSEMFLPFMNTSIPEMKGKVLFVGPTGVGKTTTLAKLAAKLKLNDHKRVGIITLDTYRIAAVDQLKTYAMLLDVPIRVAYTPKEAKLEVEALSDYDVILIDSAGRSQKNELHMTEIKAMAEVVDPDLVFLIIGMQYRAEDVREIADRFSIVSPTHVVLSKMDETSSYGHFVNVPTFLNVPIAYVTNGQRVPDDIMEANSRELAVLLAREVLKNARSGK; the protein is encoded by the coding sequence ATGATTGTAAAAAAGTACCTCGTAACCGATATCAAGGAGGCTTTTGAAAAGATAAGGGGTGAGCTTGGAAAAGACGCGGTTATATTAAGTACCAGGAAGGTTAAAAAAGGTGGATTCCTTGGTATAGGTGCGAAAACATACCTGGAAGTTACAGCGGCGGTTGAAGAAAAGAAGACCCCTCAAACGGAAGAAAAAGGCCAGATTTATAAACTCCAGGAAATACTTTCGAAAACGAAGCAGCCTCAGCAGTCTACTGAGGATTTAACAGAGCTGAAGAGGATGATGCTTGAATTAAAATCGATGGTGGCATCTCAACGGGCGAATGAGCCACAGTGGGTGCAAGATTTAAGAAAGGCTTTGGAAAAGCAGGATGTGGACGAGGAAATCACCGAGAAGGTGATAGAATACGCTAAGGTTAAATACCAAGAGCTTGATTTTGGCAACGAAAATACAAGACTAATACTCTCTGAGATGTTCCTTCCTTTCATGAATACGTCTATACCTGAAATGAAAGGGAAGGTGCTTTTTGTTGGGCCAACGGGCGTTGGGAAGACAACGACTTTGGCGAAGTTGGCTGCAAAGTTGAAGCTGAACGACCACAAGCGTGTGGGAATTATCACACTTGATACTTATCGCATTGCTGCTGTTGACCAATTGAAAACGTACGCGATGCTCCTTGATGTCCCAATTAGAGTTGCGTACACACCTAAGGAAGCGAAGTTGGAGGTCGAAGCCTTATCCGATTACGATGTGATTCTAATAGACTCAGCAGGTAGGAGTCAGAAGAATGAACTCCATATGACTGAAATCAAGGCGATGGCCGAGGTTGTCGATCCAGACCTTGTGTTTTTAATTATAGGCATGCAGTACAGAGCAGAGGATGTTAGAGAGATAGCCGATAGATTTTCGATAGTATCGCCTACACACGTTGTGCTCTCCAAAATGGATGAAACTTCTTCGTACGGACATTTCGTAAACGTGCCCACGTTCTTAAATGTTCCCATCGCCTATGTAACGAATGGGCAAAGAGTACCAGATGATATAATGGAGGCAAACAGCAGAGAATTGGCGGTTCTTCTTGCACGCGAGGTGTTGAAAAATGCGAGATCAGGCAAGTAG
- a CDS encoding P-loop NTPase, producing MRDQASSLKSSEIIAVISGKGGVGKTLVATNLAAVVAENEKKVLLLDADVGFTNADILLGVYPKHSIKDFVNHKCDITDLITPTSYGIDLISLGGDVSDLLATNELVLKDFATNFLKLLENYDVVIMDMPPGFSNSYMPFLALVDKFIILTTPEPTSVVNTYTMIKLLSIKGIKGDDIHIVANMVQNIKEATSLMERFSEVVEKFVGNKVSSVTMIKEHPLVVKSINDRQLFVLKYRSIQPSFSIMRIASYVLRSEIKKIEEDTLIQRFLRFFRGENK from the coding sequence ATGCGAGATCAGGCAAGTAGCCTCAAAAGCAGTGAAATCATCGCGGTTATAAGTGGAAAAGGAGGTGTTGGGAAAACACTTGTTGCCACGAACTTGGCTGCAGTTGTTGCGGAAAATGAGAAAAAGGTCTTGCTGCTTGATGCAGATGTAGGGTTTACCAATGCCGATATATTACTCGGAGTTTATCCAAAGCACAGCATAAAAGATTTTGTGAATCACAAGTGCGACATAACAGATTTAATAACACCTACGAGTTACGGTATAGACCTCATATCTTTAGGCGGTGATGTCTCAGACCTACTTGCCACGAATGAGTTGGTGTTAAAAGACTTCGCAACTAATTTTTTGAAGCTACTTGAAAACTACGACGTTGTCATTATGGACATGCCTCCAGGATTTTCAAATTCGTACATGCCATTTTTGGCGTTGGTTGATAAATTTATCATATTGACCACACCGGAGCCGACCTCTGTGGTTAACACGTACACGATGATAAAGTTGCTCAGTATAAAGGGGATAAAAGGGGACGACATCCATATTGTGGCGAACATGGTTCAGAATATAAAAGAGGCGACGAGCCTTATGGAGCGATTTTCGGAGGTTGTTGAAAAGTTTGTGGGTAACAAAGTATCTTCAGTCACAATGATAAAGGAACACCCGCTTGTTGTCAAGAGCATTAACGACCGACAGCTTTTCGTGTTGAAATACAGGAGTATACAACCATCGTTCTCAATCATGCGCATAGCATCTTATGTACTTAGAAGTGAGATAAAAAAGATCGAGGAAGATACGTTAATCCAAAGGTTTTTAAGGTTCTTCAGAGGTGAGAACAAGTGA
- a CDS encoding PilZ domain-containing protein — protein sequence MTLEEYVNANLSGAVLRGFSKDGELLVRLRELHGRNLKISFLSFASVPEILRVDIPIEGFVLSVIGKLTAHQEGIYEYTALDKAGILQRRAKPRYAAFEPCSIYGFHSIIIDVSENGCQVISEFKPRVKESVEMRLRNNTEEIIDGTVMWSVEEEECYRYGVYIPNPSSSWMKLVEKYKNIGEVI from the coding sequence GTGACATTGGAAGAATACGTGAATGCTAACCTCTCTGGGGCTGTGCTGAGAGGATTTTCAAAAGATGGTGAGCTACTCGTAAGATTAAGAGAGCTTCATGGTAGGAATCTTAAAATTTCTTTTCTTTCTTTTGCCTCCGTCCCTGAGATTCTGAGGGTGGATATACCTATAGAAGGCTTTGTCCTGTCAGTTATTGGTAAATTGACCGCTCATCAGGAAGGTATTTACGAGTATACAGCCTTGGATAAAGCAGGAATCCTACAACGACGTGCGAAACCGCGGTATGCGGCTTTTGAACCGTGCTCGATATACGGCTTTCATTCGATAATTATCGATGTTTCCGAAAATGGATGCCAAGTGATTTCCGAATTCAAACCAAGGGTCAAGGAATCGGTTGAAATGAGACTTAGGAATAACACTGAAGAGATAATTGATGGGACTGTGATGTGGTCTGTTGAAGAGGAAGAATGCTATCGATACGGGGTTTATATCCCAAATCCAAGTAGTTCTTGGATGAAGCTTGTGGAAAAGTATAAAAACATAGGAGAGGTTATTTGA
- a CDS encoding flagellar brake protein has product MAYVELIEAEKALKIGLPALIRITLVKELEGEYKSNVVDIDTARRILFLSIPSYKGRFVPIPKGVRMTVNLFDRSSIYEFDTVSLGVIKRDNMYAIPVPFPENVRKTERRKFVRIPLFLEGTFYLSNEPDAESYAFTTRNFSAGGLLMVTKKYLSVGDIIYIDLKLDNELSLNKQKSKVVRQDEPTDEGFMYGVQFLDLSANLEKLLVRFVFQKEIKMKTIK; this is encoded by the coding sequence ATGGCGTACGTTGAGCTTATTGAAGCTGAAAAGGCGCTAAAGATAGGGTTGCCAGCGTTGATAAGGATAACTCTGGTGAAAGAATTAGAAGGGGAATACAAGAGCAATGTGGTTGATATAGATACGGCAAGACGCATTCTTTTTCTTTCCATTCCTTCTTATAAGGGTAGGTTTGTCCCTATTCCAAAGGGTGTCAGAATGACTGTGAATTTGTTCGATAGGTCTTCAATCTATGAGTTTGATACGGTCTCGCTTGGCGTTATCAAACGTGATAATATGTACGCCATTCCTGTGCCATTCCCAGAAAATGTGCGAAAAACAGAACGCAGAAAGTTTGTTCGAATACCTCTTTTCTTAGAGGGAACATTTTACCTCTCAAATGAACCAGATGCGGAGTCCTATGCGTTCACTACCAGGAACTTCAGTGCAGGTGGGTTGCTGATGGTAACGAAAAAATATTTGAGCGTCGGTGATATAATATACATCGATTTGAAACTCGACAATGAGCTTTCTTTAAATAAACAGAAATCCAAAGTAGTACGTCAAGATGAACCGACAGACGAAGGTTTCATGTATGGTGTTCAATTCTTAGATCTGTCAGCAAATTTGGAAAAACTACTTGTAAGGTTCGTGTTCCAGAAAGAGATTAAAATGAAAACGATTAAATAG
- the cheC gene encoding CheY-P phosphatase CheC: MLEKLTETQLDAIKEVGNIGTGNAATALSMMLDKKVEISVPQVKVIPISKIPFLFENPEEVVCSVKMELKEDMTGEILLIFDPKAVRTLARVLTGMEINDITEMDEFTSSMLKEIGNIVCGSYITALAGFTNLFINPEPPELLVDMISAIISEISLPLALAGEENIMLVETLIEIEGLEETLHGYLLLVPSVDSLEKLLRALGM, translated from the coding sequence ATGCTGGAAAAATTAACCGAGACGCAATTGGATGCAATCAAAGAGGTGGGAAATATAGGTACGGGTAATGCTGCAACCGCGTTATCAATGATGCTGGATAAAAAGGTCGAAATATCTGTCCCGCAGGTAAAGGTTATACCGATATCGAAGATTCCGTTCCTTTTTGAAAATCCTGAGGAAGTGGTTTGCTCTGTAAAAATGGAACTGAAAGAAGACATGACCGGAGAAATTCTGTTGATTTTCGATCCAAAAGCTGTGAGAACCTTAGCCAGAGTGTTAACAGGAATGGAGATAAATGATATAACAGAGATGGATGAATTTACATCCTCAATGCTCAAAGAGATCGGCAATATCGTCTGCGGTTCTTACATAACCGCACTTGCAGGGTTTACGAATCTTTTCATAAATCCAGAGCCTCCGGAATTGCTTGTTGATATGATAAGTGCCATCATCTCGGAAATTTCATTACCGCTTGCACTGGCAGGTGAGGAAAACATAATGCTTGTTGAAACTCTCATAGAGATAGAGGGCCTGGAAGAAACACTTCATGGGTACTTATTGTTAGTTCCTTCTGTGGACTCTCTGGAGAAACTTCTGAGGGCTTTGGGGATGTGA
- the cheD gene encoding chemoreceptor glutamine deamidase/glutamate methylesterase CheD, whose protein sequence is MKKKVIIGIGEWAVEKNPAILVTLGLGSCVGVCIRDPVAKVGGMVHVMLPDSGGRPTNTPGKFADTGVNLVVEELMKMGASRSRLEAKIAGGASMFQSAMDIGARNVEAVKNALQRNGIRLLAEDTGGNKARSIEYDIETGKLLIRKVKTGDSVEVVEI, encoded by the coding sequence ATGAAAAAAAAGGTAATAATAGGCATCGGAGAATGGGCGGTTGAAAAAAACCCCGCAATATTAGTAACCTTAGGGCTCGGGTCTTGCGTAGGCGTCTGTATCCGAGACCCGGTGGCTAAAGTCGGTGGTATGGTCCACGTGATGCTCCCTGACAGTGGCGGACGTCCAACAAATACACCGGGTAAATTCGCAGACACGGGTGTTAATCTTGTGGTCGAAGAACTGATGAAGATGGGAGCGTCGCGTTCGAGGTTGGAAGCAAAGATCGCCGGCGGCGCATCTATGTTCCAGTCGGCAATGGATATAGGTGCAAGGAATGTAGAAGCGGTCAAAAATGCTCTGCAAAGGAACGGGATTAGGTTGTTGGCAGAAGATACAGGTGGAAATAAAGCAAGAAGTATAGAATATGATATAGAGACTGGTAAGCTCTTGATTCGAAAAGTAAAAACTGGTGACTCTGTGGAGGTTGTTGAGATTTGA
- a CDS encoding FliA/WhiG family RNA polymerase sigma factor: protein MILNKEAIVKEYLPLVTRLARDLKVNLPHNVEIDDLIQEGVIALLQAVDKYDPRQGATFKTYVYSRIKGAMIDYLRKLDYLPKNVRQDIKRLDKEIADFYAKNQRLPTFEELAEILGMTVGEVQQVYNELLLKQYVNLDEYLFGSDEEGTDYSNYYEVPSEEDVKEKAWKSILYEQLVESINKLDEKEQLILSLRFEHELSLKEIAEVLNVSESRVSQIIGAIISKLRTMLELQHVKQPTEAESKGKK from the coding sequence TTGATTCTCAACAAAGAAGCTATTGTCAAAGAATACCTTCCTCTTGTCACGCGTCTGGCAAGGGATTTAAAGGTGAATTTGCCGCATAATGTTGAAATAGATGACCTCATACAAGAAGGTGTTATAGCTCTACTTCAAGCTGTAGACAAATACGACCCACGACAGGGTGCGACTTTCAAAACATACGTTTATTCACGCATTAAGGGTGCGATGATAGATTATTTGAGAAAGCTGGATTACTTACCAAAAAACGTACGGCAGGATATCAAAAGGCTCGATAAAGAGATTGCCGATTTTTATGCCAAAAACCAGCGACTACCTACATTTGAAGAGTTGGCTGAGATTCTGGGAATGACTGTCGGAGAAGTTCAGCAAGTTTATAACGAGTTGTTGTTAAAACAATATGTGAATTTGGATGAGTACTTGTTTGGTTCGGACGAAGAAGGTACCGATTATTCCAACTATTACGAAGTACCGAGTGAAGAGGACGTTAAGGAGAAAGCTTGGAAATCCATACTTTACGAACAGCTTGTTGAGTCGATAAATAAATTGGACGAAAAAGAACAACTTATCCTTTCCTTGAGGTTTGAGCATGAGTTGTCACTAAAAGAAATCGCAGAGGTACTAAATGTAAGTGAATCGAGAGTTTCCCAGATCATCGGCGCAATTATCTCAAAGCTCAGAACGATGCTCGAATTGCAACATGTAAAACAACCCACAGAGGCTGAGAGCAAAGGCAAAAAATGA
- the rsxC gene encoding electron transport complex subunit RsxC, which yields MKLLTFKGGVHPPEKKFTEHEKIQKAPLPEKVVVLMAQHAGAPAKVVVEVGQQVKTGQVIGEPQGPISAYVHSPVTGTVTSVAKVNSAVHGMAVEAVTIQRTGEDEWDLLPKLDWTNASKEELIEQVKRAGVVGLGGAMFPTHVKLNPPKPVDTLIINGAECEPYLTIDHRVMLEMDEELLEGIEITKKILGVKEVYIGIEYNKKDAIEYLQKKWNGKVKVAALKTKYPQGAEKQLIKAITGREVPSGGLPADVGVVVQNVSTMVAIKQAVVDGKPLVERGMTLTGEGVNKKGNWWIRIGTPISWIIENLGSGFTEGYSELKVLMGGPMMGIPVPNLDTPLLKGNNGITVIPEQKRESTNCIRCSYCVFACPMNLQPYLLDLLARKKKYDEAAAIGLLDCIECGSCSYICPANVDHVKSIKLAKKVYRTLRGGKK from the coding sequence GTGAAGTTGTTGACTTTCAAAGGAGGAGTCCATCCACCTGAAAAGAAGTTTACTGAGCACGAAAAGATTCAAAAGGCTCCACTTCCTGAAAAGGTTGTCGTGCTTATGGCACAACATGCGGGTGCACCAGCAAAGGTAGTGGTTGAAGTTGGGCAACAGGTGAAGACAGGACAGGTTATTGGCGAACCCCAAGGTCCAATCTCTGCTTACGTTCACTCTCCAGTCACAGGTACCGTAACAAGCGTTGCCAAGGTAAATAGCGCGGTTCACGGTATGGCCGTTGAGGCCGTAACGATTCAAAGGACAGGGGAAGATGAGTGGGATTTGCTACCTAAACTGGACTGGACAAACGCATCGAAAGAGGAGCTCATTGAACAGGTCAAGAGAGCCGGCGTTGTGGGGCTCGGAGGTGCGATGTTTCCAACGCATGTGAAACTCAACCCACCTAAGCCTGTTGATACGCTCATTATCAACGGTGCAGAGTGTGAACCTTACCTCACAATTGACCACCGTGTGATGCTCGAGATGGATGAAGAATTACTTGAAGGCATCGAGATCACTAAGAAGATTCTGGGGGTTAAGGAAGTTTACATCGGCATCGAGTACAACAAAAAGGATGCAATTGAGTATCTGCAAAAGAAATGGAACGGGAAAGTAAAGGTTGCGGCGTTGAAGACAAAGTATCCACAGGGTGCTGAGAAGCAGTTGATAAAGGCGATCACCGGTAGGGAAGTACCAAGCGGTGGGCTTCCAGCCGATGTTGGCGTGGTTGTCCAAAACGTGAGTACGATGGTTGCGATAAAACAAGCCGTTGTGGATGGTAAACCTTTGGTTGAACGCGGGATGACGTTAACAGGTGAAGGTGTGAATAAAAAGGGCAATTGGTGGATTAGGATAGGGACGCCAATATCTTGGATTATTGAAAATCTCGGTAGCGGATTTACTGAGGGTTACAGTGAACTGAAGGTCTTAATGGGTGGACCAATGATGGGAATTCCTGTTCCAAATTTGGATACGCCTCTTTTAAAGGGAAATAACGGTATAACGGTTATACCTGAGCAAAAGAGGGAAAGCACAAATTGTATTAGGTGTTCTTATTGCGTCTTCGCATGTCCAATGAACCTTCAACCGTACCTGCTCGATTTACTTGCGAGAAAGAAGAAGTATGACGAAGCGGCGGCAATTGGGCTGCTTGATTGCATCGAATGCGGTTCGTGTTCGTATATTTGTCCAGCTAACGTTGACCACGTTAAGTCAATCAAGCTTGCGAAAAAGGTCTACCGAACACTGCGAGGTGGTAAGAAATGA
- a CDS encoding RnfABCDGE type electron transport complex subunit D, translated as MKNVKLLTSPAPHVRTQDSTRKVMIDVIIALVPAVIAGTFFFGLYALLLSIIGMVSAELVELFIMRVLRKDKSFLPNGSAAVTGLLLALNLSVATPWWVLIIGVVFAIAIVKHAFGGLGQNIFNPALAARVFLLVSFPTAMTTWYRPIASFTGWYTDAQTTATPLAILKLQGFSKVMADTNYLDLAFGNIGGCIGETSAVLLFIGFLYLVFRKRVKIVIPVTYIGTVLLIASIFYAVNPERFGSPLFHMLAGGLMLGALFMATDMVTSPMTIKGQFIFGLGCGIVTMLIRYFGGYPEGVSLSILLMNSLVPIIDRHTQPRIFGRRKG; from the coding sequence ATGAAGAACGTAAAACTGCTCACTTCTCCAGCACCACATGTCAGAACACAGGATTCAACAAGGAAGGTAATGATAGATGTTATCATTGCGCTTGTTCCAGCAGTTATTGCAGGTACGTTCTTCTTTGGACTGTATGCGTTGTTGCTTTCTATTATTGGTATGGTAAGTGCGGAATTGGTTGAGCTTTTCATAATGAGGGTGTTGAGAAAGGACAAGAGCTTTCTTCCAAACGGGAGCGCAGCGGTTACTGGGTTGTTGCTTGCGCTGAATCTCAGTGTTGCGACGCCTTGGTGGGTGTTGATTATAGGTGTTGTCTTTGCTATCGCCATTGTGAAACATGCGTTCGGAGGACTTGGACAGAACATCTTCAACCCTGCGTTAGCAGCAAGGGTGTTTTTGTTGGTTTCGTTCCCAACAGCTATGACAACTTGGTATAGACCAATCGCATCGTTTACAGGTTGGTATACAGATGCCCAAACCACGGCAACACCGCTTGCGATATTGAAATTGCAGGGATTTTCAAAGGTTATGGCAGATACAAACTACCTTGACTTAGCTTTTGGAAACATCGGTGGATGTATCGGTGAGACGAGTGCAGTTCTGCTTTTTATAGGGTTCCTCTATTTGGTCTTCCGAAAGCGTGTAAAAATTGTCATACCTGTTACGTATATCGGCACTGTACTGCTGATAGCATCAATCTTCTACGCAGTTAATCCTGAACGATTTGGTTCTCCTCTCTTCCATATGTTGGCCGGAGGTCTCATGCTTGGAGCACTCTTCATGGCTACTGATATGGTTACCAGCCCAATGACCATTAAAGGGCAGTTCATATTTGGTCTTGGGTGTGGTATTGTGACGATGCTCATCAGATACTTTGGCGGGTATCCAGAGGGTGTTTCTCTATCTATTCTTCTCATGAACAGTTTGGTACCTATAATCGATAGACACACCCAGCCAAGGATCTTTGGGAGGCGAAAAGGATGA
- a CDS encoding RnfABCDGE type electron transport complex subunit G: MKENRREMLKMSITLMIYTLIAGIALGLVYTVTKDRIAEAELENVISSMVNLLTDENGNTIVNVDEIKKIVLEKRNEMGNVLFEDGVGTVISPVYEFETGNARYFVLTGRAVGYGGNVVTMAAFMLDKNSGELTLKAIKVLDYSQETPGLGAKIGESNVQERFFPIPESGLKNGLKVDKDAGKQSADPEEVKQEGVVKVSDVMTGATITPRAVVSSLNAVYKFLREKYLGGEE; this comes from the coding sequence ATGAAAGAAAACAGACGTGAAATGCTTAAAATGAGTATTACGTTGATGATTTATACACTTATTGCGGGAATTGCACTTGGATTGGTTTACACGGTTACAAAAGATAGAATTGCCGAGGCTGAACTTGAAAATGTGATATCTTCGATGGTGAATCTCTTGACCGATGAGAATGGGAATACTATTGTTAATGTTGATGAAATAAAGAAGATCGTTCTTGAAAAGAGAAATGAGATGGGGAACGTACTCTTTGAAGACGGAGTAGGAACCGTGATTTCTCCGGTTTATGAGTTCGAGACAGGGAATGCTAGATACTTTGTGTTGACAGGTCGTGCCGTCGGTTACGGTGGAAATGTTGTTACAATGGCTGCTTTTATGCTCGATAAAAACTCAGGTGAACTCACGCTCAAGGCGATAAAAGTGCTTGATTATTCTCAGGAGACTCCGGGACTTGGAGCGAAAATAGGGGAGTCCAACGTACAGGAGAGGTTCTTCCCAATACCGGAATCAGGCCTCAAAAACGGTTTGAAGGTTGACAAAGACGCTGGTAAACAAAGCGCAGACCCAGAGGAAGTTAAACAAGAAGGTGTCGTAAAGGTTTCCGATGTGATGACCGGTGCAACGATTACGCCAAGGGCAGTGGTAAGTTCATTGAATGCGGTGTACAAGTTTCTTAGGGAAAAGTACCTCGGAGGTGAGGAATGA
- the rsxE gene encoding electron transport complex subunit RsxE, whose amino-acid sequence MSSKMSEFTKGIIKENPTYVQVLGMCPTLATTTSAKNGFGMGLAATAVLVMSNIVISAIRKTVPEKIRIPIFITVIATFVTIVDLLMHAFTYDLWKTLGLFIPLIVVNCIIMGRAEAYASKHGVVDSLLDGLGMGVGFTLSLTLLGSIRELLGNGTIFDINVWGKAFNMFVMILPPGAYLTLGLLAALFAAISINRQEKAKKAAEQEKQAQKKAGEAA is encoded by the coding sequence ATGTCCTCTAAGATGTCAGAGTTCACCAAGGGTATAATAAAGGAAAACCCAACGTACGTGCAGGTTCTTGGAATGTGTCCGACACTTGCGACGACAACAAGTGCAAAAAACGGTTTTGGTATGGGACTAGCTGCAACAGCTGTTCTTGTCATGTCGAACATAGTTATATCCGCCATCAGGAAAACTGTACCAGAGAAGATAAGGATACCTATCTTCATTACAGTCATCGCTACGTTCGTGACCATCGTGGATTTGTTGATGCATGCGTTCACTTATGACCTATGGAAAACTCTCGGTTTGTTCATCCCGCTCATCGTCGTTAATTGTATCATCATGGGACGAGCGGAAGCTTATGCATCAAAACACGGTGTTGTCGATTCTTTGCTCGATGGTTTGGGTATGGGTGTTGGCTTCACACTCAGTTTGACCTTACTTGGTAGCATCAGAGAACTGCTTGGTAACGGCACGATTTTCGATATCAATGTTTGGGGTAAGGCGTTCAACATGTTCGTTATGATACTCCCGCCTGGTGCTTATCTAACCCTTGGATTACTCGCAGCACTTTTTGCGGCGATTTCAATCAACAGGCAGGAAAAAGCAAAGAAAGCTGCGGAACAGGAAAAACAGGCGCAAAAAAAGGCGGGTGAAGCAGCATGA
- a CDS encoding electron transport complex protein RnfA: protein MKLFLILLSAMLVNNYVFVRFLGICPFLGVSKRTSTAVGMGLAVIFVLVMSSAISWGLDLILIKFQLEFLRTIVFILVIATFVQFVEAFLKKNNPALYEALGIYLPLITTNCIILGIAIVNSLSKYTFFEAIFNALGAGLGFLLALVIFSGIREKLELYDVPRPFINLPISMITASLLSLAFMGFQGMIK, encoded by the coding sequence ATGAAGCTCTTCTTAATTCTTTTATCTGCAATGCTTGTCAATAACTACGTGTTTGTCAGATTCTTAGGGATATGTCCATTCTTGGGCGTTTCAAAGAGGACCTCAACAGCTGTAGGAATGGGACTTGCGGTGATATTCGTATTGGTTATGTCTTCCGCTATCTCCTGGGGACTCGATTTGATACTCATAAAATTCCAGCTTGAGTTCCTGAGAACAATCGTTTTCATACTCGTTATAGCTACGTTCGTTCAATTCGTCGAGGCGTTCTTGAAGAAGAATAATCCCGCACTCTATGAAGCGCTTGGTATTTATCTGCCACTGATAACAACCAACTGTATCATCTTGGGTATTGCGATAGTGAATAGTCTATCGAAATACACATTCTTTGAGGCCATTTTCAACGCACTTGGTGCAGGATTAGGATTTTTGCTGGCGTTAGTTATCTTTTCTGGAATCAGAGAAAAACTTGAACTTTACGATGTGCCAAGGCCGTTCATTAACCTTCCAATCTCGATGATAACAGCATCGTTACTTTCACTTGCTTTCATGGGATTCCAAGGTATGATAAAATAA